Part of the Streptomyces sp. NBC_01264 genome, GCGCGCCAAGAACTCCGAGCCCACCGGGGGCCCCGCACCCGAGGACACCCGTTCAGCGGCGCCCCCGCCTCCGGACGTCAACACCGGTCCCAGGCCGGAGAACCCGCCCCCGGCCGCCCCGCAGACCACGACGCCGTCGCCCGGCCCCACGGGTCCGGAAACCCCCTCGGCCTCGGCGAGCCCCTCCGAGAGCGTCTTCCCCGCACCCTCCGCGCCACCTTCATCCGATGCTCCGGCCGTGGCCGCCGCCGGCCCCCAGGTCGTCGAGGCGGCGCCTGCGGCCGACGCGAAGCACGATGCCGGGTCGTACCTGCCCGCCGTCGCCACCGGAGCGCTGGTCCTGCTGATCGGCGCCGCCGCCGTGTACGCGGCCAAGCAGCGCCGTCGTACGGAGTAGCCGCATGCCGCGCACCACCACCTCGGCGCGGGCGGAGAAGCCCGTGTCCGGCCCCGCGCCGGACACGGGCGGCCGTCGGCTGCCCCGCACCCTGCACCCGGTCGCCTGGTGGATCTGGGCCCTTGCCCTGGCCACCGCCGTCAGCCGCACCAACAACCCGCTGCTGCTGTTCCTCGTCCTCGCGGTCCTCGGCTACGTCATCACCATGCGCCGCACCGAAGCCCCCTGGGCCCGCGGCTTCAAGTACTACCTGTACCTCGCGCTCACCGTCGTCGCGATCCGCGTCACGTTCCGCGCTGTCTTCGCCACCGGCATCACCCCCCGCGACCACTTCCTCTTCTCCCTGCCCCACATCCCCACCCCCGACTGGTATGCGGGCATCCGACTCGGCGGCCCGGTCTCCCTGGAGGCCCTGCTCTCCGCTGCCACCGACGGGCTGCGGCTCGCCTGCATGCTGTGCTGCATCGGCGCCGCCAACACCCTCGCCAATCCCAAACGGGCCCTGCGCGTCCTCCCCGGCGCCCTCTACGAGCTGGGCGTCGCCGTCACCGTCTCCATCAGCGTCGCCCCACAACTCGTCCAGAGCGTGCAGCGCGTCCACCGCGCCAAGCGCCTGTGGGCAGGCCGCTCGAAGGGGCTCCGGGCCTTGCGCGGCATCATCGTCCCCGTCCTCGAAGACGCCCTGGAACGGTCCCTGCGGCTGGCCGCCGCCATGGACTCCCGCGGCTACGGCCGCGCCGGCACCGCCACCCGCCGCTCCCGCCGCCTGACCGGCGCCCTGATGCTGCTCGGCATGTGCGGACTGTGCGCAGGGGCGTACGGACTCCTCGACGCCACCGCGCCGAGGCTGCTCGGGGTCCCCGCCATGGGCGCAGGGGCCGTACTGTGCTTCGCCGGGCTGCGCCTGGGCGGCCGCCGGGTCACCCGGACCACCTACCGGCCCGATCCGTGGCGCTTCGCCGAGTGGGCCGTCGCCGGCTGCGGCGTCCTGTCCGCCGTCCTGCTCTTCACCGACGCCGGCTTCGACGCGGCCGAGCTCAACCCCTCCATCTACCCCCTCAGCTGGCCCACCCTGCCGCTGGTACCGGCGGCCGCGATCCTCCTCGCGGGGACCGCGGGATTCCTGGCACCGCCCCCGACCGCACCGTCCGCGACCGCACCGGCCCGCCCGGTCGTCCCCGCACAGCGCACCGAGGAACCCAAGTGATCACCTTCGACCAGGTCACCGTCCAGTACGAGGACACGGCCGAACCGGTCCTGCGGGAGGTGGACCTCACCGTCGAGGAGGGCGAGCTCTGCCTCGTCGTCGGCCACACCGGCGTCGGCAAGTCCACCCTCCTCGGCGCCGTCAACGGCCTCGTCCCGCACTTCACCGGCGGCACCCTGTACGGCCGCGTCCTCGTCGACGGCCGCGACACCGCGGACCATCCGCCCCGCGAACTCGCCGACGTCGTAGGGGTCGTGGGACAGGACCCGCTCGACGGCTTCGTCACCGACACCGTCGAAGAGGAACTCGCCTACGCCATGGAACAGTTGGCTGTCCCGCCGGCCACCATGCGCAAGCGCGTCGAGGAGACCCTGGACCTGCTCGGCCTCGCCGACCTGCGCCACCGGGCCCTGCACGAGCTCTCCGGCGGCCAGCAGCAGCGGGTCGCGATCGGCTCCGTCCTCACCGCGCACCCACGCGTCCTCGTACTCGACGAGCCCACCTCCGCGCTGGACCCGACCGCCGCCGAGGAGGTCCTGGCCGCCGTCACCCGCCTCGTCCACGACCTCGGCGTCACCGTCCTCCTCGCCGAACACCGCCTGGAGCGCGTGGTCCAGTACGCCGACCGCGTCATCCACCTCCCGGGCAACGGCCGCGTCGTCTCGGGTACGCCCGCCGAGATCTTCCGCACCTCGTCCATCGCCCCGCCCATCGTCGAGCTGGGCCGCGCGGCGGGCTGGAACCCGCTGCCGCTCTCCATCCGCGACGCCCGCCGGGCCGCGGTCCCGCTCCGGACCCGGCTGGCCGGCGCCGTCCCGCCGCCGGTTCGTCCCGTCCCGGCCGTCGACCGCCCGGAGCTCCTCACCGCACGCGGGATCACCGTGGCCTACCACGGCGTACCGGCCGTCCGCGAGGTCGATCTGACCCTGTACGGCGGAGAGGTCACCGCGCTCATGGGCCGCAACGGCTCGGGCAAGTCCTCCCTCCTCTGGGCGCTCCAGGGGTCCGGACCGCGCAAGGCCGGCTCCGTGGCCGTCGGTTCGCCCGGCGGCCCGAAGCCGCTCGACCCCAAGAAGTTGTCCGCCACGGGCGCCCGGCAGCTGGTCGGCCTGGTCCCGCAGACCCCCACCGACCTCCTCTACCTGGAGAGCGTCGAGCAGGAACTCGACCAGGCCGACACCGAGTCCGGGGTCGCGTCGGACGGGATCCGGGCCCGCACCGTCCTGGACCGGCTGGCACCCGGCATCCCCGGCACCGCCCACCCCCGCTACCTCTCCGAAGGCCAGAAGCTGGCCCTCGTCCTCGCGATCCAACTGACCGCCGCACCACGGGTACTGCTCCTCGACGAGCCCACCCGCGGCCTCGACTACCGAGCCAAGAGCGAGCTGATCCGCATCGTCGACGATCTCACCGCCGAGGGCCGCGCCGTCGTGATCTCCACCCACGACGTCGAGTTCGTGGCACGCGCCGCGGACCGCGTCGTCGTCATGGCCGAGGGCGACATCGTCGCCGACGGCCCCACCACCGAGGTCATCGTCGCCTCCCCGGTCTTCGCCCCCCAGACCGCGAAGATCCTCTCCCCGCTCCCCTACCTCACGGTCGCCCAGGCAGCCGCCACGCTCAACGACCACGGGACGGATCCGGCCTCATGACCGCACGTGCCGCAGCCATACGGATCAACGCACGGGCCGGAATCGTCATCGCCATGGCCGCGTTCCTCGGCATCGTCGCCTTCTTCTGGCCCTTCCTCGTCGCTCCGGGGAAGTTCGGGTCGAACTACGCCCCGCCGCTGATCTTCGGCGTCCTGCTCGTCATCGTGCTCTGCGTCGTCATCTCCGAGATCGCCGAGGGCGGCATCAACTCCAAGGCCCTGGCCATGCTCGGCGTCCTGTCGGCCGCCAATGCCGCCATCCGACCGCTCGGAGCGGGTACGGCCGGCATCGAGACCGTCTTCTTCATCCTCGTCCTGGCCGGACGGGTCTACGGCCCGGGCTTCGGCTTCACCCTGGGCTGTACCTCACTCTTCGCCTCCGCCCTCATCACCGGCGGGGTGGGCCCTTGGATGCCGTACCAGATGTTCGGCTGCGCCTTCGTCGGCATGCTCGCCGGCTTCCTCCCGAAGGCCACCGGCCGCAAGGAGGTCGCGATGCTCGCCGTCTACGGCTCGGTCTCCGGCTACCTCTTCGGCTTCCTCCTCAACCTCTCCTTCTGGCCCTTCTCCCTCGACCCGAACAGCTCCATCGCCTACCTCCCCGGACTCCCCTTCACCGAACAGTTCCAGCGCTACCTGGCCTTCGACCTGGCCACCTCCCTCGGCTGGGACACGGGCCGGGCCGTCACCAACTTCGTCTGCGTCTGCCTGGCCGGCCCCGCCGTCCTCACGGTCTTCCGCCGAGCCGCCCGCAAGGCCCGCTTCCAGGCCCCGATCCGCTTCGAGCCCCGCCCGGTCCCGGCTGAGCAGTGACCACGGAGTGCCCGCCGTCCGCTTCGGGGACGGACCGGAGCATC contains:
- a CDS encoding energy-coupling factor transporter transmembrane component T yields the protein MPRTTTSARAEKPVSGPAPDTGGRRLPRTLHPVAWWIWALALATAVSRTNNPLLLFLVLAVLGYVITMRRTEAPWARGFKYYLYLALTVVAIRVTFRAVFATGITPRDHFLFSLPHIPTPDWYAGIRLGGPVSLEALLSAATDGLRLACMLCCIGAANTLANPKRALRVLPGALYELGVAVTVSISVAPQLVQSVQRVHRAKRLWAGRSKGLRALRGIIVPVLEDALERSLRLAAAMDSRGYGRAGTATRRSRRLTGALMLLGMCGLCAGAYGLLDATAPRLLGVPAMGAGAVLCFAGLRLGGRRVTRTTYRPDPWRFAEWAVAGCGVLSAVLLFTDAGFDAAELNPSIYPLSWPTLPLVPAAAILLAGTAGFLAPPPTAPSATAPARPVVPAQRTEEPK
- a CDS encoding ABC transporter ATP-binding protein, with the translated sequence MITFDQVTVQYEDTAEPVLREVDLTVEEGELCLVVGHTGVGKSTLLGAVNGLVPHFTGGTLYGRVLVDGRDTADHPPRELADVVGVVGQDPLDGFVTDTVEEELAYAMEQLAVPPATMRKRVEETLDLLGLADLRHRALHELSGGQQQRVAIGSVLTAHPRVLVLDEPTSALDPTAAEEVLAAVTRLVHDLGVTVLLAEHRLERVVQYADRVIHLPGNGRVVSGTPAEIFRTSSIAPPIVELGRAAGWNPLPLSIRDARRAAVPLRTRLAGAVPPPVRPVPAVDRPELLTARGITVAYHGVPAVREVDLTLYGGEVTALMGRNGSGKSSLLWALQGSGPRKAGSVAVGSPGGPKPLDPKKLSATGARQLVGLVPQTPTDLLYLESVEQELDQADTESGVASDGIRARTVLDRLAPGIPGTAHPRYLSEGQKLALVLAIQLTAAPRVLLLDEPTRGLDYRAKSELIRIVDDLTAEGRAVVISTHDVEFVARAADRVVVMAEGDIVADGPTTEVIVASPVFAPQTAKILSPLPYLTVAQAAATLNDHGTDPAS
- a CDS encoding ECF transporter S component, coding for MTARAAAIRINARAGIVIAMAAFLGIVAFFWPFLVAPGKFGSNYAPPLIFGVLLVIVLCVVISEIAEGGINSKALAMLGVLSAANAAIRPLGAGTAGIETVFFILVLAGRVYGPGFGFTLGCTSLFASALITGGVGPWMPYQMFGCAFVGMLAGFLPKATGRKEVAMLAVYGSVSGYLFGFLLNLSFWPFSLDPNSSIAYLPGLPFTEQFQRYLAFDLATSLGWDTGRAVTNFVCVCLAGPAVLTVFRRAARKARFQAPIRFEPRPVPAEQ